In Stenotrophomonas sp. ESTM1D_MKCIP4_1, a single genomic region encodes these proteins:
- a CDS encoding flagellin: MAQVINTNIMSLNAQRNLGTSGASLATTIQRLSSGLRINSAKDDAAGLAISERFTTQIRGLDVASRNANDGISLAQTAEGAMTEIGNNLQRIRELAVQSANATNSDTDRAALQAEVTQLVSEIDRVATQTEFNGTKLLDGSFGSKSFQIGANAGQTIAISGIANARTSALGQYQGVNALDKGIGTASDTAAAKSINVGGTDYDLGTIANDAAAIAAAITSKGIAGMQVTANAAKVSGTSGAAGTAGDADSVQINGVNINLTNTGDAASNRANAMAQINAQSSRTGVRAVDNGSGLDLIADDGRNITTAFTAGDAATSASYGIAADATTGGTLNINYAAPSNVNGTMAFTGFTVGGDASVAISDTGTAVSAFDISDVKGAEAVMRSVDAALQTINSSRADLGAVQNRFTSVVANLQTSSENLSASRSRIRDTDYAKETAELTRTQILQQAGTAMLAQANSSSQSVLSLLQ; the protein is encoded by the coding sequence ATGGCACAAGTCATCAACACCAACATCATGTCGCTCAATGCCCAGCGCAACCTGGGCACCAGCGGTGCTTCGCTGGCTACGACCATCCAGCGCCTGTCGTCCGGCCTGCGCATCAACAGCGCCAAGGACGATGCTGCCGGCCTGGCGATCTCCGAGCGTTTCACCACCCAGATCCGCGGCCTGGACGTTGCCTCGCGCAACGCCAACGACGGCATCTCGCTGGCGCAGACCGCTGAAGGCGCGATGACCGAAATCGGCAACAACCTGCAGCGTATCCGCGAACTGGCTGTCCAGTCCGCCAACGCCACCAACTCCGACACCGACCGCGCCGCCCTGCAGGCCGAAGTCACCCAGCTGGTCTCGGAAATCGACCGCGTTGCCACCCAGACCGAATTCAACGGCACCAAGCTGCTGGACGGCAGCTTCGGCAGCAAGTCCTTCCAGATCGGCGCCAACGCCGGCCAGACCATCGCCATCTCCGGCATTGCCAACGCCCGCACCTCGGCGCTGGGCCAGTACCAGGGCGTGAACGCGCTCGACAAGGGCATTGGCACCGCCAGCGACACCGCTGCAGCCAAGTCGATCAACGTCGGTGGTACCGACTACGATCTGGGCACCATTGCCAATGATGCCGCCGCAATCGCTGCTGCCATCACCAGCAAGGGCATCGCCGGCATGCAGGTCACCGCCAATGCTGCCAAGGTTTCGGGCACTTCCGGCGCCGCTGGCACGGCCGGCGATGCTGACTCGGTGCAGATCAACGGCGTCAACATCAACCTGACCAACACCGGCGATGCAGCGTCGAACCGCGCCAACGCCATGGCGCAGATCAACGCCCAGTCGTCCCGCACCGGCGTCCGCGCCGTTGACAATGGTTCGGGCCTGGACCTGATCGCTGACGATGGCCGCAACATCACCACCGCATTCACCGCGGGCGATGCAGCAACCTCGGCTTCGTACGGTATTGCCGCTGACGCCACCACCGGCGGCACGCTGAACATCAACTACGCGGCCCCGAGCAACGTGAATGGCACCATGGCCTTCACCGGCTTCACCGTCGGTGGCGATGCTTCGGTCGCCATCAGCGACACCGGCACCGCCGTGTCCGCCTTCGACATCAGCGACGTGAAGGGTGCTGAAGCCGTGATGCGTTCGGTCGACGCCGCACTGCAGACCATCAACTCCTCGCGCGCCGACCTGGGTGCCGTGCAGAACCGCTTCACCTCGGTGGTTGCCAACCTGCAGACCTCCTCGGAGAACCTGTCGGCCTCGCGCAGCCGCATCCGCGACACCGACTACGCCAAGGAAACCGCTGAACTGACCCGCACGCAGATCCTGCAGCAGGCCGGTACCGCGATGCTGGCCCAGGCCAACAGCTCCTCGCAGAGCGTGCTGAGCCTGCTCCAGTAA
- a CDS encoding flagellin: MAQVINTNIMSLNAQRNLNTSGASLATSIQRLSSGLRINSAKDDAAGLAISERFTTQIRGLDVAARNANDGISLAQTAEGAMTEIGNNLQRIRELAVQSANATNSDTDRQALQAEVSQLVAEIDRVATQTDFNGTKLLDGSFSSQIFQIGANAGQTISIDSIANARASALGQYQGVNEKSMAMAAASDTASAKAITIGGTVYNLGTVADDAKAIAAALTSQNIAGFQATANAARAVGTSAAIAGTAGDVDVMTINGTQINLTNTGNAASNRANAIAQINAQSAKTGVRAEDNGSGIALVSDGRNITTEFTGAGVGDYGLPADGTVGGTLNINYVAPDNVQGTIEFTTGFDDIDWDPLAIASTGTSVAAFDISKVDGAEAVLRSVDAALQTINSSRADLGAVQNRFTSTIANLQTTSENLSASRSRIRDADYAKETAELTRTQILQQAGTAMLAQANTSTQSVLSLLQQ; the protein is encoded by the coding sequence ATGGCACAAGTCATCAACACCAACATCATGTCGCTCAACGCACAGCGCAACCTGAACACCTCCGGTGCGTCGTTGGCGACCTCGATCCAGCGCCTGTCTTCGGGCCTGCGCATCAACAGCGCAAAGGACGATGCCGCCGGCCTGGCGATCTCCGAACGCTTCACCACCCAGATCCGCGGCCTGGACGTGGCTGCACGCAACGCCAACGACGGCATCTCGCTGGCGCAGACCGCCGAAGGCGCGATGACCGAAATCGGCAACAACCTGCAGCGTATCCGTGAACTGGCCGTGCAGTCGGCCAACGCCACCAACTCCGACACCGACCGCCAGGCCCTGCAGGCGGAAGTGTCGCAGCTGGTTGCCGAAATCGACCGCGTGGCCACCCAGACCGACTTCAACGGCACCAAGCTGCTGGACGGCTCGTTCTCCTCGCAGATCTTCCAGATCGGTGCCAACGCCGGCCAGACCATCAGCATCGACAGCATCGCCAACGCCCGCGCATCCGCACTGGGCCAGTACCAGGGCGTGAACGAGAAGAGCATGGCCATGGCCGCTGCCAGCGACACCGCCAGCGCCAAGGCCATCACCATCGGTGGCACGGTCTACAACCTGGGCACCGTGGCTGACGATGCCAAGGCCATCGCCGCCGCGCTGACCAGCCAGAACATCGCCGGCTTCCAGGCCACCGCCAATGCCGCCCGCGCCGTGGGCACCAGCGCTGCCATCGCCGGCACCGCAGGCGATGTCGATGTGATGACCATCAACGGCACGCAGATCAACCTGACCAACACCGGCAACGCTGCCAGCAACCGCGCCAACGCCATCGCGCAGATCAACGCGCAGTCTGCCAAGACCGGCGTGCGCGCCGAGGACAACGGTTCGGGCATCGCCCTGGTCTCCGACGGTCGCAACATCACCACCGAATTCACCGGCGCTGGCGTGGGCGACTACGGCCTGCCGGCCGATGGCACGGTGGGCGGCACGCTGAACATCAACTACGTGGCACCGGACAACGTGCAGGGCACGATCGAATTCACCACCGGCTTCGACGACATCGATTGGGATCCGCTGGCCATCGCCAGCACCGGCACCTCGGTGGCCGCGTTCGACATCAGCAAGGTGGACGGCGCCGAAGCCGTGCTGCGCTCGGTGGACGCCGCGCTGCAGACCATCAACTCCTCGCGTGCCGACCTGGGTGCGGTGCAGAACCGCTTCACCTCGACCATCGCCAACCTGCAGACCACCTCGGAAAACCTGTCTGCTTCGCGCAGCCGTATTCGTGACGCCGACTACGCCAAGGAAACCGCTGAACTGACCCGCACGCAGATCCTGCAGCAGGCCGGCACCGCGATGCTGGCCCAGGCCAACACCTCCACCCAGAGCGTGCTGAGCCTGCTGCAGCAGTAA